In one Lolium rigidum isolate FL_2022 chromosome 3, APGP_CSIRO_Lrig_0.1, whole genome shotgun sequence genomic region, the following are encoded:
- the LOC124697067 gene encoding agamous-like MADS-box protein AGL61 — MARRRTSMGRQKIEIRRIESEEARQVCFSKRRAGLFKKASELAILCGAEVAAVVFSPAGKAFSFGHPSVEAILERFAPTGVAAGGGVAGAGEDNKQLVELNRQYGELRAQLDAEKARKERVEEAMAKQRAEASPVAAWLEADVRDMGEEELMAFAAALAEVQAAVAARANQVLQDALNHGQAMAARARSNMVPVAAPQQHFLAMGAGTDNGGFEFGRSTNGSANNDGAGMEMQMQIQQMMMAMPPPSPGFAGAGMEMMMQQGFGFLGPY, encoded by the coding sequence ATGGCGCGTCGCCGCACGAGCATGGGTCGGCAGAAGATCGAGATCCGCCGCATCGAGAGCGAAGAGGCGCGTCAGGTGTGCTTCTCCAAGCGCCGCGCCGGGTTGTTCAAGAAGGCGAGCGAGCTGGCGATCTTGTGCGGCGCCGAGGTGGCCGCCGTCGTCTTCTCCCCCGCCGGTAAGGCCTTCTCCTTCGGCCACCCCTCCGTCGAGGCCATCCTCGAGCGCTTCGCTCCGACCGGGGTGGCAGCCGGAGGAGGAGTCGCTGGCGCTGGAGAAGACAACAAGCAGCTGGTGGAGCTGAACCGCCAGTACGGGGAGCTGCGGGCGCAGCTGGACGCAGAGAAGGCGCGGAAGGAGCGAGTGGAGGAGGCCATGGCGAAGCAGCGCGCGGAAGCGAGTCCCGTGGCGGCGTGGCTGGAGGCCGACGTCCGCGACATGGGAGAGGAGGAGCTCATGGCGTTCGCAGCGGCGCTGGCGGAGGTGCAGGCTGCCGTCGCCGCGCGCGCGAACCAGGTGCTCCAGGACGCCCTCAATCACGGCCAAGCCATGGCGGCCAGGGCCCGCTCCAACATGGTGCCCGTGGCGGCGCCGCAGCAGCATTTCCTTGCCATGGGCGCCGGCACCGATAACGGTGGGTTCGAGTTCGGCCGCAGCACCAACGGCAGCGCCAACAACGACGGCGCAGGGATGGAGATGCAGATGCAGATacagcagatgatgatggcaatgccgccgccgtcgccggggtTCGCCGGTGCCGGAATGGAGATGATGATGCAGCAGGGGTTCGGCTTCCTCGGACCCTACTGA